The region TAAACGATCTTAAGGAGAAATGGGAGGCATTAAAAGCTGAAAATCCACATCTAAGAATCAGAAATGCAGCTGCAGAACTTGGAGTAAGCGAAGCCGAATTATTGGTGACCAATGTAGGAGAAGGAGTAACAGTTTTAAAGCCGGAATTTAAAGAGATTCTGACTGAAGCTGAACAATTAGGAAAAGTGATGGCTCTTACCCGTAATGAAGAGTGTGTTCACGAAAGAAAAGGAACTTATCTGAACGGAGATTTCAGCAGTCCTCATGCACAGCTTTTCGTGGGTGAAGATATTGATTTGAGAATCTTCCTGAACCACTGGAAATTTGCTTTTGCAGTCGGGGAAGGAGACAGAAAAAGTTTACAGTTCTTCGGAAAAGACGGAGTGGCTCTACACAAGATTTATTTGACAAAAGACAGCGACGAAGCTGCTTTTGATACAATTGTTGAAAAATTCAAGGCAGAAGATCAGGCTTCAACATTTACATTTGAAGCGGTTGCTCCAAAAGCGGAAGAAAAAGCAGATGCGGATATTGATGTGGAAGGTTTTCAAAAAGCCTGGACAGAATTGAAAGATACTCATGATTTCTTCATGATGACAAGAAAATTTGGAGTAAGCAGAACTCAGGCATTAAGATTGGCTCCGGAAGGATTTACTAAAAAAATCGATAATGCCAAAGTGGTGAATATACTGGAAGACGCGGCTGAAAAACAATTGCCGATCATGATATTTGTAGGAAACAGAGGAATCATCCAGATCCATACAGGAACTGTGACGAAAACACTTTGGCATCAGCAGTGGTTCAATGTAATGGATCCGGATTTCAATTTACACCTTGATGTTACAAAAATCGCTGAAGCGTGGATTGTTAAGAAACCGACAGAAGATGGTGAAGTAACGGCTATTGAAGTATTCAATAAAGAAGGAGGTTTCATCGTTCAGTTCTTTGGGAAAAGAAAACCGGGAATCCCGGAATTACAAGAGTGGAAAGACCTTGTAGCAGATTTGGAAAAATAAATAGTTAGATCATTTTTATAAAGCCGTTTTGTTTTTTGCAGGGCGGCTTTTTTCTTAAGTGAAAAGGTTAATTTGCAACAGTGTAAAAATGTAAATTTGTTTAGGGACAGCTTGTCATTCTGACGAAGGAAGAATCTCTGTTATTTTAAAGATTCTTCCTTCGTCAGAATGACAGTTAGCCGTTAAAATAAAACGATAAAAAAATAAAAATGAAAAATATTTTCATCACCATATTGCTCGTTGTTTTTAGTTCATTGA is a window of Candidatus Chryseobacterium colombiense DNA encoding:
- a CDS encoding hemin-degrading factor yields the protein MSTLVNDLKEKWEALKAENPHLRIRNAAAELGVSEAELLVTNVGEGVTVLKPEFKEILTEAEQLGKVMALTRNEECVHERKGTYLNGDFSSPHAQLFVGEDIDLRIFLNHWKFAFAVGEGDRKSLQFFGKDGVALHKIYLTKDSDEAAFDTIVEKFKAEDQASTFTFEAVAPKAEEKADADIDVEGFQKAWTELKDTHDFFMMTRKFGVSRTQALRLAPEGFTKKIDNAKVVNILEDAAEKQLPIMIFVGNRGIIQIHTGTVTKTLWHQQWFNVMDPDFNLHLDVTKIAEAWIVKKPTEDGEVTAIEVFNKEGGFIVQFFGKRKPGIPELQEWKDLVADLEK